Genomic DNA from Ruminococcus sp. OA3:
ATGACGAGAAATACACGGTTAAGACGAACGAGACAAAAGGATGGCCGCAGGGGGCAGATACATACTCGGAGACGGCAGTCCTGATGGATGCGAAGACAGGAGAAGTATTGTTTGACAAGGGCAAGGATGAGACCAGATATCCTGCCAGCATCACAAAGATCATGACAACACTTCTGGCTCTGGAACACTGTAAGCTGGATGAGCAGGTAACGTTTACGGAAACAGGGCTTGCAAGGATGGCGGAAGGCAGCAATATCAATATGCAGGTCGGCGAAATCATGACGATGGAGCAGTGTCTGTATGCTGTTATGATCAGATCTGCCAACGAAGTTGCAGCTCAGGTGGCGGAACACGTTGCGGGAAGCCAGGAAGAGTTTGCCAGGATGATGAATGAGAGAGCGCAGGAGCTGGGGTGTACGAATACTCATTTTAATAATCCAAGCGGACTCCCGGACGAGAACCACTGGACGACAGCAAATGACATGGCGCTGATCTTCAGAGAGGCTTTAAAGAATGAAGAATTTGTAAAGATCATCGGTACACTGGAGTATACGATCCCACCGACTAATCTGAATCCTGAGGCGCGCACGGTTTCCAGCCATCATGCAATGATCGTTCCGACAGCACCTGAGTATTATGAAGGATGCATTGGGGGGAAGACGGGAGTAACGGATCTGTCCCAAAATACACTTGTGACTGCGGCTGAACGTGACGGTATCCGGCTGATCGCCGTTGTGATGCGTGCAGATCCGGGACAGGTATGTGCGGATACGAAAGCCCTGTTCGATTATGGGTTCGGGAATTTTGAAAAGCTCGCGGTGCAGGGAGGAGAACTTCTTGTGCCGAAGGGAGTGACAGAAAATGATCTTACCGAAACCTCTGTGGATATCGAGGACGGAGTGTTCAGGACGTACACTTACAATGACTATACGGTTGGAACTGTAACGGTTTCACAGGAAGAACTTGATGCCATGGAAAAGGCTGAGCAGGCAGAGAATGAAGAACAGCAGGCTGTGACGAAAGAGCCGGTACCGGAGACGGAGGGCGTACCTGAAAAACAGGATGAAAGTGTGTCCGGGACCTACCGGACCATCATCATCGTCCTCGGAGTACTGATCGCGGCTGCTGTGCTGCTGATCATTATCAAGGCAGCCACCAGAAAGAAGAAAAGAAAGAGAAGAAAAAAGAGGTAAGGCTATGAATGTTGCGCTGATCATTGCCGGCGGGAGCGGGCACAGGATGAACCAGGATATTCCAAAGCAATTCATCAATATTTATGACCGGCCGGTGATCGTCTATACACTGGAAGCGTTTCAAAAGCATAAGGAAATCGATGCCATTGAAGTCGTCTGCCTGGATGGCTGGCATGATGTGCTGAAGGCCTATGCAAATCAGTTCAATATCACGAAACTTCGGTGGGTAACCTCCGGAGGTTCAACCGGGCAGGAATCGATCCGCAACGGGGTGGATAATCTGAAAAATGACTGTGAGGATGATGATATCATCATCGTACATGATGGTATCCGGCCGTTGGTTGATGTCAGTGTATTATCGGACGTGATCGCTGTGTGCCGCGAAAAGGGCAATGCGGTTACCGCGATGCCGTACAATGAACAGATTTTTAAGATCAGGGATGAGGAGTCTACCTGTGAATATATTCCGAGGGAGACACTGCGAAGAGTGGCGACTCCGCAGGCGTACAAATATGGGAAACTTCGATGGGCATATGAAAAGGCATTTACAGAGAAAATCGGTATCTATGGGTCGTCCTACACGAATACGATGATGGTGGATCTCGGAGAGACGCTGTATTTTGCGAAAGGATCTGACCGCAATATCAAATTGACGACGAAAGATGACCTTGAGCTTTTCAAGGCGTATCTGAAGCTGGAAGAAAACACCTGGCTGAAGTAGGGTATGAGTATGATAGAATATGAACAGTATAAAAGTGATGTGAAAACGATTGCCGGCCTCTCTCTTCCGTGGGAGAAGCTGAGACAAAAAGAGCTGCTGATCACCGGGGCAACGGGGCTGATCGGATCATTTCTCATCGATGTCCTGATGGAACGGAATACGGCATATGCCAACGAGATCAATATCCGGGCGGCCGGGAGGAGTCCGGAGAAAGCCAAAAGCCGTTTCAGAGATCATGGGATTGTAATGGAAAATGAAAAAGCCGGCGATTTTGGCCGGCTGTTTTTTAAACAGTGGGATGTGACCGCACCGCTTCCCGAAAATGAGATGACATATGATTATATTATTCACGGGGCGAGCAATACACACCCCAGAGCTTACGCAGCAGACCCGGTGGGGACGATCACGGGAAATGTCACCGGACTTTTGAATCTCATGGAACATGCCAGGAGAAGGCGACCGCAGAGGGTACTGTTGATGTCAAGCGTCGAAATATACGGGGAAAATGTGCAGGCAATTCCGGCATTTGCGGAAAGTGATCTTGGGTACATTGACTGTAATACGGTGCGCGCCGGCTATCCTGAGAGCAAGAGGCTTTCTGAAAGTATCTGTCAGGCTTATGCCGCGCAGTATGGAGTGGAGTTTGTCACGGGACGGTTCAGCCGCGTGTACGGACCGACGATGCAGGAGGAAGACAGCAAGGCGCTGGCACAGTTTATCAGAAACGCCGTGAGCGGCGGGAATATCGTGCTTAAAAGTGAGGGAAAACAGCTGTATTCCTACACGTATGTGGCGGATGCAGTATCAGCGCTGCTGTTCCTGCTGTTAAAGGGAAAAGCCTGTGAGGCTTATAATATTGCAGACCCACTGTCAGATCTGACATTGAAAGAACTTGCCGGGTTGCTGGCAGATTTTTCAGGAACGAGGGTGGTCTGTGAACTGCCTGACGAACAGGAGCGTGCAGGATATTCGGCGGCGACTCATGCAGTGCTGGATGCAGCGAAACTTAAGAGCCTCGGCTGGCATGCGATGTTCCCGATAGAGACGGGACTGGCCCATACGGTGGAGATATTGACTGAGGCAGCGAGGGAAGCACAGAGATAATAACGGGGAAAAATTATGATTCAATACACAGAAGAAGATTACCGGAAAATCAGGAAATACAGCATGGAAACATTAAAGGAGTTTATCCGGATATGTGAGAAGCATGAACTTACGTATTTTGCAATATCAGGTACGGCGATCGGTGCAGTCCGCCATCAGGGATTTATCCCGTGGGATGATGATATGGACGTCGGGATGCTCAGAGAGGATTATGACCGCTTTGTCCGGATTGCAAAAGAGGAGATGGATAAGAGGTATGAGCTTTACAGCGCATCCCTTCAGAAACGGGTGCAGGGGTTTTATCTGCAGATGTTTCCAAAGGGTTCCGTCTTCATGACGAAATGGAACCAGAAATGGCCGCTTCATCCCGGGATCAAACTGGATATTTTTCCGTATGATAACATTCCGGTGTCAGGGAGGGAACGAGCCAGACTGTACCGGTCGCTCCGCTTCTGGAACCGGCTGTACATTATTAAAAATACAGGCGTACCGTATTTTGAGGGAAACAGTCTGAAAGTGAAGCTGGTCAGGGGGGCATGCCGCCTTGGCTATTACATAATGAAACCGGGTCCGTCGGTGGACAGGATTGTTTCAAGGTATGAGAGGCTGATGCAAAAGTATGCAGGTACCTCAGGGTATTATACGATACTGGATGATATGAATCCGGATCTCTGGGTCATCAAAAAAGACGAGCTGTTTCCTGTGAGGCGGGAGCGGTTCGAGGACGTCATGATTAACCTGCCTGCTGAAAATGATGCCATGCTGCGAAGGCAATACGGGGATTATATGCAGTTGCCGCCGGAAGATGAACGCCAGGGTCATGAGATCGTAAAACTGGTGTTTCCAGAAGAACAGGAGTGATAAGATGCTTTACAGGGAATATGATCCGAATATATTGCAGAAACTGCAGGATGTCGAATGCGAAATACTGAAAGATTTCGATACATTCTGCCGGGAAAACGGCATCGAGTATTTTGGCTGCGGAGGGACGCTGCTGGGAGCAGTCCGGCATGGCGGTTTCATTCCGTGGGACGATGATATCGACGTCGGAATGACGAGGGAGCATTACGACCGTTTTCTGGAGATTGCCAGGAGGGAGCCGAAGGGAAAGTATCATCTGATGAACGCGCAGGTGGATGCCTCTTTTCCGGTCATGATAAGTAAATGGTATCAGGCGGGGACGAAATTCCGGGACGAGGATGCCGTGACATGCGGATATGAGTCCGGGATCGCAGTCGACATTTTTTGTTTCGACAATGTGGCGGATGATGAACAGGGACTTCGCCGACAGGCGATGCAGGCATGGATTTTCGGAAAGCTGCTGGTACTGCGGCAGATTGCGGAGCCGACTGTGTATGCGGATGGATGGAAGGCAAAGACCATGCTGCTTGTTTCAAAACTGATAAACAGACTGCTTAAGATGTTCCGTGTTTCGCCGGAATACCTTTACCGTAAAGCAAATGAAGCGGCTGTGCGCTACCGGGATGAGAATACGCGGAGAGTTGCTTTTTTATTTGATCCCACACCGTATACGAGCATGTTGCGGCGCAGTGATATTTATCCTGTGAGAAAACTTATGTTTGAGGGAATGGAACTGAGTTTCCCGCGCCGTCCTCATGTATACCTGCGCACAAGGTACGGTAAGAACTACATGGAGCTTCCGCCGGAGGATAAACGCCATAACCATCCCCCGGCTGAACTGGATTTTGGAAACGGAGAACAGAGCGAATCATGATCACCAGAATCTTCATGCCGCCGGACGGCGGTACCATGAAAAAAACGTATTTCTGGACGGTGCTCGCCGGCATGCTGTATGCGGGCAGTTCTTTCGTCATGTCGCTCGGTGTGTCAAATATACTGGGGGCAGCTGCCGCTGGAATATTTGCCATTGCAATGTCCATTGGAAATCAGCTGGTGACGATCGGCTATTATAATATGCGGACGTTTCAGGTATCGGATGTGCTGGAGAAATACAGTTTTGGGGATTACTGCGTTTCCAGGCTGATCACCACCGCCGCCATGGCAGCTGCCGGTGTCATCTGGATCTCAGCAGGGGGCTATCGCGGGGAAAAAATGGCAGCCATCGCACTGATGATCGGTTTTAAGATGTGCGAATCGGTATCCGACCTGCTGGAAGGGCGATACCAGCAGAAAAACAGGTATGATGTGTCCTGCAGGGCAGTATTCGTGAAGACAGCGCTGTATCTGGCGGGATTCGCCGCGGTGATGCTGGTGACCAGGAATCTGCTGCTCTCGGTGGCTGCACTCGGTATTGTCTATCTGATCTCTGTCGTTGTGATCGACGGGACATTGATCAGTGCGTTCGGCGGGCTGAAACTTCATTTTTCCTGGGAGAAGCAGAAATCGCTGATGATCAGCTGCCTGCCGTTGTTTGTGAACTCTTTTCTGACGGCGTATGTCATCCATGCATCCAAGTATGCGATTGACCGGTATTACAGCAATGAATATCTGGGAATGTTTAACACGTTGTATATGATGGCGTTTGTTGTGAACCTGTTCTCGGGGTTCGTGCTGAAGCCACTGATCACGCCGCTTTCCGTCAAATACAACGACGGAGATTACCGTGCGTTTTCGGGGATTATCCGGCGTCAGCTTCTAATCATCGGCGGCATTACGTTTATCTGCGTGGCGGGAGCTTACGTGCTGGGGATTCCTGTCATGTCCTGGCTGTCAGGGATTGATCTTGACGGGCATCGCACCGCATTGTGCATCATACTGGCAGGAGGGGCATTTACAGCGGTATACCAGCTTCTGCAGTACGCGATCGTGATCATGCGGCAGCAGTTCGCCTGCCTTCTGGGGTGTGCCGTCACGGCGGGACTTACCTTCGTCTTCACGCCTGTGCTGGTGAAGCGGTACGCGATTATGGGAGGAGCCGTCAGCTACCTCTGTTCGATGGCGCTGATGTCGCTGGCGTTTCTGGTGATTTTTATATACTATCTGATGAAAGAAAGCAGGGATTGATACTATGTCAAAAGGTTCCAGAGTATCCGTGCTAATGTCTGTGTACCGGCCGGATCTTTCGTTTTTAAGGCAGCAGCTTCTCAGCATCGAGGCTCAGGATTATCCGGATACAGAGCTGATCGTATGGGATGATTGTCCGGGGGAGGATATCACAGGCATTCTCGGGGAAATACTTTTAAAAACGCCGTACACATACCACAGATGCAGTGAAAACCTGGGTTACATCCGTGCTTTTGAGACCCTGGCAGAGATGGCATCCGGTGAATATCTGGCATTCTGTGACCAGGATGATGTGTGGGATGCATCGAAGCTTTCAAGATGTACAGAGGTTCTGGAACAGAAGCGTGCAGTTCTTGTGACGTCTGACCGCAGAATCATCGATGAAGAAAACCGTGTGGTGACAGAGAGTGTGCGCAGCGCAAGCAGGCATCCATATGAACGATGGAGCACCGGAGACGATATTTCCTGCAATGCAGTTTTTACCTGCTATGCACTCGGTATGACGATCGTGATGCGCACAGATGCGGCAAAACGGATGCTGCCATTTTCAAGAAATACCGGACACGATAAGTGGGTGACGATGTGTGCAGCGGCGATGGGCAGTGTCTGCTATATTGAGGAAGTGCTTCAGAGTTACCGGCGCCATGGGAAGAATGTCAGCGGTATTTTCTATCACCTGGCTTCGAAGGAGGAGTATTACACGTGGCGTGTAGAGACCTCATGCGCCGTAGTGCGGGAACTCCTGGAACGGTTTCCGGACCATCCACGAAGGGAACAGATCCTGGCATTTTCACGGGCAAGAAAGAGAAGAAAAACGGTACAGCTGTGGAAATACCGCAGGACGGCACCTGCCGTGGCTATGTTTGAGATAATGCTGAAGTGGATTCCCTCTGGAGTTTTTGCATGGATGCTGAAACATATGCAGGGAAGATAAAAGCTGCTAAAGGAGAAGGAGAATGGCTAGAAAAATCTGTATTTTCTGCTCTCACTACTTTCCCTATCTGGGAGGCGTGGAGCGTTATACGTACCAACTGGCGAAGGCATTGATGGGGCGGGGAGATAAGGTAGTGATTGTAACGTCCAACGATATGCATCTGGAGACGTTTTCTTACATGGAGGGAATTCCCGTCTTTCGGATGCCGTGCTTTAATCTGCTGGATGGAAGATACCCGGTATCAAAACCCGACCGGACATTCTGGAGGATTCACCGTCGGCTGAAAAGGGCCGGATTTGATCTG
This window encodes:
- a CDS encoding D-alanyl-D-alanine carboxypeptidase family protein, coding for MKNKKTYSIILALLVCMLFTQTAWAEVHNDEKYTVKTNETKGWPQGADTYSETAVLMDAKTGEVLFDKGKDETRYPASITKIMTTLLALEHCKLDEQVTFTETGLARMAEGSNINMQVGEIMTMEQCLYAVMIRSANEVAAQVAEHVAGSQEEFARMMNERAQELGCTNTHFNNPSGLPDENHWTTANDMALIFREALKNEEFVKIIGTLEYTIPPTNLNPEARTVSSHHAMIVPTAPEYYEGCIGGKTGVTDLSQNTLVTAAERDGIRLIAVVMRADPGQVCADTKALFDYGFGNFEKLAVQGGELLVPKGVTENDLTETSVDIEDGVFRTYTYNDYTVGTVTVSQEELDAMEKAEQAENEEQQAVTKEPVPETEGVPEKQDESVSGTYRTIIIVLGVLIAAAVLLIIIKAATRKKKRKRRKKR
- a CDS encoding LicD family protein, which produces MIQYTEEDYRKIRKYSMETLKEFIRICEKHELTYFAISGTAIGAVRHQGFIPWDDDMDVGMLREDYDRFVRIAKEEMDKRYELYSASLQKRVQGFYLQMFPKGSVFMTKWNQKWPLHPGIKLDIFPYDNIPVSGRERARLYRSLRFWNRLYIIKNTGVPYFEGNSLKVKLVRGACRLGYYIMKPGPSVDRIVSRYERLMQKYAGTSGYYTILDDMNPDLWVIKKDELFPVRRERFEDVMINLPAENDAMLRRQYGDYMQLPPEDERQGHEIVKLVFPEEQE
- a CDS encoding IspD/TarI family cytidylyltransferase translates to MNVALIIAGGSGHRMNQDIPKQFINIYDRPVIVYTLEAFQKHKEIDAIEVVCLDGWHDVLKAYANQFNITKLRWVTSGGSTGQESIRNGVDNLKNDCEDDDIIIVHDGIRPLVDVSVLSDVIAVCREKGNAVTAMPYNEQIFKIRDEESTCEYIPRETLRRVATPQAYKYGKLRWAYEKAFTEKIGIYGSSYTNTMMVDLGETLYFAKGSDRNIKLTTKDDLELFKAYLKLEENTWLK
- a CDS encoding LicD family protein → MLYREYDPNILQKLQDVECEILKDFDTFCRENGIEYFGCGGTLLGAVRHGGFIPWDDDIDVGMTREHYDRFLEIARREPKGKYHLMNAQVDASFPVMISKWYQAGTKFRDEDAVTCGYESGIAVDIFCFDNVADDEQGLRRQAMQAWIFGKLLVLRQIAEPTVYADGWKAKTMLLVSKLINRLLKMFRVSPEYLYRKANEAAVRYRDENTRRVAFLFDPTPYTSMLRRSDIYPVRKLMFEGMELSFPRRPHVYLRTRYGKNYMELPPEDKRHNHPPAELDFGNGEQSES
- a CDS encoding NAD-dependent epimerase/dehydratase family protein, which encodes MIEYEQYKSDVKTIAGLSLPWEKLRQKELLITGATGLIGSFLIDVLMERNTAYANEINIRAAGRSPEKAKSRFRDHGIVMENEKAGDFGRLFFKQWDVTAPLPENEMTYDYIIHGASNTHPRAYAADPVGTITGNVTGLLNLMEHARRRRPQRVLLMSSVEIYGENVQAIPAFAESDLGYIDCNTVRAGYPESKRLSESICQAYAAQYGVEFVTGRFSRVYGPTMQEEDSKALAQFIRNAVSGGNIVLKSEGKQLYSYTYVADAVSALLFLLLKGKACEAYNIADPLSDLTLKELAGLLADFSGTRVVCELPDEQERAGYSAATHAVLDAAKLKSLGWHAMFPIETGLAHTVEILTEAAREAQR
- a CDS encoding glycosyltransferase, with protein sequence MSKGSRVSVLMSVYRPDLSFLRQQLLSIEAQDYPDTELIVWDDCPGEDITGILGEILLKTPYTYHRCSENLGYIRAFETLAEMASGEYLAFCDQDDVWDASKLSRCTEVLEQKRAVLVTSDRRIIDEENRVVTESVRSASRHPYERWSTGDDISCNAVFTCYALGMTIVMRTDAAKRMLPFSRNTGHDKWVTMCAAAMGSVCYIEEVLQSYRRHGKNVSGIFYHLASKEEYYTWRVETSCAVVRELLERFPDHPRREQILAFSRARKRRKTVQLWKYRRTAPAVAMFEIMLKWIPSGVFAWMLKHMQGR